GCTACCGTAGCGCTGGCTCATTCCTAAGGTCTCGCCTATCCTAACGTTGTAGCCTTCAACCATTGCCGCGTTTCCGATTATCCTAGAGAGGGTCAATCCACCCTGACCGCCGACACCAGTAATGATGAGGTTGAACTCCATGAGCACCACCGGGGAAAATTAGAGGGGAGAAATAAAAACCTAAGCTCAAAAAAATTCGCCTAAAGGATTAGCTTTTCGAAAATCCTGAGCTTATCGCGTTCCTTCATGTTTACCCAGTCAAAGATAGAGCCCGAGCTCTCCCTCAGCTTTAAGCTCTCGACCAGCGGGGCGTAGGTCCCGCCGGCGATGCCGTTGGCTATTATTGCGCTCCCCTCGGCGGCCTCTTTGGCCTTCGCCCTGCTCTCAAGCTTGAGGACTTCGATGGAGAAACCGTAGCTCTCAAAGGCCCCGTTGAGTGCCTCTTTGACATCACTGAAGAACTCGGGAATTCTTGAAAAGCGGCCGCTGATGTAGATTGACTCCGGCTTTGCCGAGGGCAGTAGGGCAAAGACATCCTTGACTATGGCCTCCACCATGGCTCTGTAGCCCTTCCCGACCCTTTCATCCTCTTTCGCGAGCTTCACGAACTCCTCCAGGGAGATTGAGAAGGGGTCCACTCCAGCTATGTAAGAGGCACCGCCCTGGAAGAGGGCTAACTTTCCAAAGTCGTCCAAGGCGTTTGCCAAAGCATAGGCGAGCTCACCGTCCATGAAACCCATTCCAAGGTAGCCCGGGAAGCCGGCAGTTCCGGCCATGGCGTCAACGATTTGACCATTCTTAACTGCCATCGCCGAGGTATAGGCAAAGCCGACCTCAACGGCAATGAGGTTGGTCTGGGAGTAGGGGATGCCCTTCCGCTCCGCCTCTCGGACCATCGCAAGAGCCACGGTGAAGACCTTATCCGCTGTTCCAAGGTCAATCCTGTTGGCCTTTCTCCACTCGGGAACCGTCGGAAGGTGTATGACGCCGGGCGTGAAGTAGACGTTTAAATCCCTCGCTTCTCTGAGGAGCAACATTAACTCTCTCAGACCGACTATCTTGAGCCTCCTCCTAACGTCGGCCTCGGTGATGAAGGTCGCGAGGGCTATCTCTTCATCGGTGGCTTCTCTTGCCGGCTTCAGCGGCATTCCGTAGCCACAGGGGCCGACTATAGCGTCAATCTTTTCGTATTTTTCCTGAACTTCCCTCAAGAGCTCGACGATTACAGCCGGGTTCTCGGTCACTTTATTCCTGTCAACGGAGGTGTCAATGATTATCTCCCCCGTCTCGTCGTCGAAGCCAAAGAAGTCCATACTCTTCGTCCCGGAGTCTATACCAACGGCCTTAACCACGCTCCACCACCATCCCGCGGTTGTCGGTGCGGGTTATAAAGACCTCACCGCCGTCGCCGTTCTCGCGGAGGAAGGACTCAACCATTGCCCT
The window above is part of the Thermococcus sp. genome. Proteins encoded here:
- a CDS encoding DUF1464 family protein; the encoded protein is MVKAVGIDSGTKSMDFFGFDDETGEIIIDTSVDRNKVTENPAVIVELLREVQEKYEKIDAIVGPCGYGMPLKPAREATDEEIALATFITEADVRRRLKIVGLRELMLLLREARDLNVYFTPGVIHLPTVPEWRKANRIDLGTADKVFTVALAMVREAERKGIPYSQTNLIAVEVGFAYTSAMAVKNGQIVDAMAGTAGFPGYLGMGFMDGELAYALANALDDFGKLALFQGGASYIAGVDPFSISLEEFVKLAKEDERVGKGYRAMVEAIVKDVFALLPSAKPESIYISGRFSRIPEFFSDVKEALNGAFESYGFSIEVLKLESRAKAKEAAEGSAIIANGIAGGTYAPLVESLKLRESSGSIFDWVNMKERDKLRIFEKLIL